DNA from Megalops cyprinoides isolate fMegCyp1 chromosome 14, fMegCyp1.pri, whole genome shotgun sequence:
CTCCATGCAGCCACTGAATAATATGCCATATGCACATATTTACACAGGCAAAATGTATAAGTATTTTCCCTATTATAGGATTTGAAATCCCATCAACCGCTGTTGCCAGACTGAGTAATGTGTTGAATACAAACATTTATATGGAATATCTCATCcttatgcaaataaatacaactgaTTTTAGTCTGCATCTTGTGCACACAGTACAATTTCTTGTGCATGTCTATTCTCTGGCATTTTCAGGGTTTCCACTATCTTTTTGCGTGTTGTCCACAGTTAGAAAGGCGCAGACAGATAACTTTTACATGTTCCTTGACATCGTATCTGTGATCACAgctgtgatattttttcatCTTATGTTATGATCAATTCATGTATTGGTAGCACCACATTCAGCTCAGCATCCATTTTCCAGTATTTCACTTGCCTTTATTGCTGCCTTGTATCATGTGATGCTGTTACACATGTCAAATGTATGAGGTGGTCAGTTTATCCCACCCTTTTacactgtgtaaataaaatgtctatTTTCCCCTATAATTACAAAAGAAACATGCAATAGAGCACTGTCACACTTGCTGACTCCCACACAAAACTCTCCAGTTAATTTAACTCTCCAGTGCAACATGTCTGTTGCCATCTGTCTATTCCCTGGTGTAGGCGATAATTTTCACTCCACGTGCTGCTCATTGGTTTGAGGATTGCCGCCGTGTGAATTACCCAGCATGCTGAAGCGCACATGAAGGCTGATAGGATAAATAAACTTGtgcagaaacaacaaaaattaatttcatcagCTTCAGTTCCTGACAATCTTATGAACAAGCATAAAAAACCCTCTCAGTCATTTGTGTTTGAGTAACAGACCATATATACAGAAATGTTTACAGGTGTGTGAATGTTGATATATTTCTGAGGATTTGGTGTTTCTAGATCTCGTCCTTTACAGTAAAACAGGGGCTCCGTGGTTACAGCAACAGAGCCTACCATACACAGTGGAGCTTGattctgaataaaacaaggcaaTACATTGCTCCTGGGCTTGAAAACATTCCAGCAGAGACTGTCCAAATACAAACTGCCATAACGCTGTGTCCAGTAATGAGTCACGGTTCAATCTGTTCCAACGCAATGATTGGTACAGGGGAAACATCCTCTGAATGTACAAGCTCCTCCAAATCTACAAGCAACCATCTGACCGTAAGTACCAGCCAGACCACTTTGTGCTTCGACCTCTGTTggcctgcctgtctctcccatTCAGGCTCATACATCACACCCACAGCTCCTGTCTGTCTCGGTCTCCATGTGATTGAATGGGATTGCCAAAACAGCCCAGTCTCTGGCCAGTGAGGACTAACGACTCATTTCTTCAGATTGCAGCCTCGCACCCCTAACCCCAATCCTCCTGTTCCCTAGTCGTTTTATTACAGCATTATGTTAATTGTTGAACtgttacacaaaaatacaaaaaagtcaccCTTGCATATGCATTAATGGATCTATAACTACTCTGGATTAGAATATCTGCCAAATCTACagtatacatgtaaatgtagccACATTACATTGTGCAGATGGACTGATTTGGAATATGAAGTTAAAACTCATCTGACTACTGAACCTGATTTAAGGTCAGTGCTAGGGGAGAAGAATTTGTGtactttcacccccccccaagtcaaacacatttatatgcattcacacatacattcacacgaAAAACTCTGTCCCTTAGATATCTCCTGCCAAAATGTATGTGCTCTGATTGTAGTGGGTGGAGCTCAGTGCCCTGTCCGACATCAACAGAGCTCTTGGACCTCCtgtcccccacctccctctccaccacagTACAGAGCAGCACATGACCACAGTGCATGATGAAGGAGCTGTTTCTCCACCCACACAACCCAGCGTCCCTCCACCACCTCAGCTGTGACAGGTGTAAGATTAACTTTGTTAGGTGCCGACCCTCTCaagcaaatcaaattaaattaatggaaCAAATTTCCCTCCTAATTAAGATAAAAATTCATGTCAGCTGTAACCTTGCCGTGCACTAATTATGTGCAAATGATTTATCATCTGTTTCGCCCAGAATATTAATCTCTAGCTCATTGATAATGGTGGCCGGTGTTAAGAGATGAGTGTTGATTAACAGTGACAGTCTGAGCAGGTGAAGTTCTGcatgctgtcagtctgtgagaGCTGCTATCTCCCAGTGTTATTCAGTAAAttaacattcacacacagcaacGTCCAGCTACGCTGATAGCAGCACTCTGAGTCCACCTCTGCAACCCTGACAAACACCAGCAAATTGTGCAACCAGACCCAAAATGCTGACACGGTTCTATCATCAGATTCATGTAGTTTCATGTGAAATGCTGGCATTTTGCACAAAGCCAGGGTAATGTGTGTGGGGCTTTAATCCCCATTGGGTACAGAGATTCtagtgggcagcagtgttgtgtcagggtaaggaccagggcttgtaaccaaaaggttgctggttcaattctctgctggAGCTCTCGcttgttgtacccttaggcaaagtacttaacccagtatcagtaaaaatccagctgaatgaatacataacatgtaagaattgtaaccaATGTAGGTTGTTCTGGATAggaacatctgctaaattccaattATGCATcgttttaataatgaaaatgcaagCAGGCTTTAAAGCCTACAGttcttttttacagcaatgaTTGCTGCCTATTGTAAAGCCCAAGGTTAATCTGTGGAACTATGGCATTCACGCCTACTTGCAGCCCTGTATGTATCTTTTGTGAATGAATCTCTTCCCAAGCCTCATAAACTGGTGTAGCACTGACCCTGGATTCCAGCTGGCTGTGCGTGGATAGGCTTAGTACAGCAGCTTGAAGATCAGAAGGTCATGGTTTCTGCTAGTTTTATACCCACAACTTGGTTTCCAAGACCTCTAAGCAGGGGAGACCTGACCAGACAAAGGAATATTGTtcttcatttgaagaaaaataatgcCTAAATCTTGTAACCTCCACTGTGACGCCGGCAAACAGCGACCACCTCCACCGGGCTTTGATTGCGCTGTGCCTTCTGAGCTGTGTGGGATTTGAAAGGGCACGCTGTGGCACTGATGCCGATGCAACGTTTTATGTTGCCTGATTGTGCTTAACAAAGGAGTCCTCATCCTTGcacaaaaaatgtgtcacatcTCAACGCCACAATGCTAGGTGGTACAATGTGGTAAGGCTCATTGGCTGTAAACCAGTCCGAGGCACACTTGGCACTTTCCAAAACTTGAagaatgctgtttttgtgtatttccGGCTTTAGTCATCGGTTTAGTCTTTTGTTTAAGGAAGGTATAAACTGTGACTGTGCATGAATTAGGACCATAATCTCAAGTGCCTTtgaatttctgtttcatttaccAAGACAATGATCACTATCCCACAGATGTCTTCTGTATGGATGACGAATGCTTTATCCATTTAATTCAAACCGATTTTCCCAGCCAGTATAGTTTTGTGTGTGCTATTGTGCCAGTCTTTATTCATAATATGTATTTGCAGATATTCTGGTGAAAATGTCAACATGCAGAGGGAGTGaatattacaatacatattgtaaatatatattatataatatgaGTGTAACATTAAATACTTAAAAGTGGAATAAAATTGATCTTAAAAAACATGCAGTACACTTTGGCCCTGGTGGCCTGTTATAAAACTATATAAAACCTTGGGTGGCCTGTTATAAACCTGTGTAAAATCATTGATATCATATTTTAAGcatttgtcttctttttattgtaattattattattgttattattatcatcatcagaGAATATTTTGCTATAAAAAAGGTTAAAGAGACTCCTCGAAAAGACTACCCCACTGTTCATAGATCAGATCATGCTTATACATACCCTCAGCTTTTCAAACAGTCTGTAAGGAATGGACTGATTTCTATATTGCATCTGATTTCTTACTGCACATGTTTCTATATTAATTCTCGCCTTGTCTCCATCCCCTTCACTGACTCCTCATGGACACAAAGCCCAGCACATGCTAAGCATGGCTGCAGAGCTTGTCACAAATAGTTAGGACGATTTCTTGATCTGCCCTTGCTCCAAGAAGCAGTGGAAACACTCAGCAAGTAATTAAACCAATGCATAAGTAATTGAGTTCTTATTCTCATATTATaaaatgataatagtaataaagtatttcttaatTGGGTCCTTATTCTGgacaaatgttttatgatttagTTGTTTTACATGAGCgattacaagaaaaaaatagtaaatgtCATAACTCTGAATTTGTATACAGggtccagaaaaaaaaaaacgttgcaTCTTAAGCATACATTAATGGACTCGTACACTGTAGATGAAggattaattaaaaacaactgaaaggTCTGGGGCAAAGGGGGAATCACTTAAACAAGAGCACCAAACACAAGATTGATCTTGGAGTTATGCCAACAGAGACAAATGCTGACAACAAACAGGACAGCCATGCTGTTTGCAAGGTTATATTCACTTATTGTCAGGGGATTTGTCCCAGATACGTAATAACGCActtgttttctctccttttgaTACACTCTCTGGTACTGtcccttgttttttgtttttttttgttgtccaaAACAGTTTGAACAAAAGGACCTGTTGGACATTCACAACATCCCTGCCTGATATGGTCCAGTTACTGACCTACATACTTTAGCTTGGGTGTACCATGCATTGTTTAGTGCTAAAGTCCCAGTTTCTTCCTCATCACCTGATAGTCTGCATGTTTAGTTTACGTGtacaaatgttttcacagcAGGGCTTCTGTGTGTTGTATTTAAAAGAGGGAATCTTATGGAATATGTCTCCATGCTGTATTAACCCCTTCCTTTCACAGCTACATTTCCACCTTGAGGATCGCCTCATCGGGTGTCACGTGACATGAACAGTGTATTAATGCAGGATAGATTATAGATGACATGTTGCATGAGAGATCAGATCTTTCACACAGCTCTACTAATACATTAGATGAGACATCTTAATCTGAAAGTACTGTTCTTTAAATGGGTGGAGTTGTGGTTCAAGACTTGAACTCGTAACAAGATTTTTTCAGGTTCAAAGCAACGATAGAATCGTGCTTTGACTGAAGCTCTCGgcatgaattattattataggAAAAAATagattgaaatgaaacaaacataaatgtttttatctATAAACCTAAATAGCCATATTTGTACGCAGTGACTTATTTAATGTTGTCAGCAAAATCCAGTTTACGCAATGTGCAAAGCCGCAGTTCGCACTGCAGCAAGCGAGTCCTGCAGGTTTGGAGCTGCGTCTGATGTTGCCCTGTAGAGCAACGTCATCTTGCTTGATTTTGATTGGACGGACAATCCTCCAATCGAGTCTTtggatgaaaaacacacagcgtACAGGAATGATGGGATCACTGTGGGCAGGGGAGTTCTCGGTTAGCTAAGCAAGCTAAAGTCAGGAATGTAAATTCAGCGTACTTCCGTGTATTTTGCCAGCTAATTCATACTAATAAAATGACGTGTGTAATGTGTTTGAGGAAACTgattttgatcatttgaataaGGTAAGAACTATAGGGGGGATATGGATGGGAACACTGCTGACTGCTCACCAGTCACAAATACCTAGGAAATCGACTTTAGCCACAGTAGTCAGCTGGTTCCgactagctatctagctaattGTTAGCTGATTGGCTATCTAGCGAGATGAAACGAAGTGTTTCGTTGAGGCTAGATATCTAAATTAGCTAACGTAACACATAAGCTGTCGACAGCTTGCCGTTGGAATAGATGTGGCACCCTTCAAGTCGTTTAGCTAAAaaagctaggtagctagctagcttccaGGGCAAAGCTGGCAGTAAACAGGCCTTTTGGCCTGAAATtcaaattagctagctacctaggtACATAGCTACAGAATAATCTACAAGTCTCAGTTGTCAAGCAGCTGGCTACCGCTTGTGTAATCCAGATTTTACAGTAGATAACCGTGTAGACAGTTGAAAAGTCTGTTGAAATAAAGTGAACAATTTAATGTGTTGCTTCATTAGCCGTTAGCCAGCTACTGTAACATTATTGTAGACCGTTCTCTAAAACCAACAAACGTTAAATGACTTCTACTTGAATACGTTAAATCCAAACTAATTTCTAACGCTAGACAGCGAGTGTTCACTAACTAGTTAGCTGGTCCGTTGAAGCTAATTTGAAGAAATGCCCTTATCACAAGCTTATGTCACAAGTTATGAAACCAGTAATGGAACCTGAAGTGATGGAAAATGCTAGTTAATAATTGCTGGCTCCTCTCAGCTGACGTGGTTAACGTACAGTCTCACATTACCTATTTAGACTTGCATTTAGCAACAGGTTCAAACATGTGAAAAGCCAAACGAGCTGTAACTTCAACAGAAGTTACGCTACGACActatgtagcatagtggtgaggagcaggaatTGTAATCGAAAACTTGTTTGCtcgattccccattggggcacttctgttgtacccttaggcaaggtacttaacccagaattgtctcagtaaatatccagctgtgtaaatggatgacacaTAAAATAGTAACttatgtgagttgctctggagaagagcgtcttCTAAATGCCAGTGTCGTGTAAGTCGAATGCGTTCTTGTTCGAATCGGGTCGGTGTTAACCGTAACATGCAGTGTTGGACGTAAAATAATCGTATAAGTAGCAATGTCACCGAGGCAGGCTTTTGCAGTTGTTCTTAATCAGTACTGCAGTAGTGGGGTGCTCAGTAACATACCTAGTACTCCAGCCTGATCCAGACAACATTCTGTCAGGTACAGTTGAGTTTACAAAATGACAATGGactattgctgtgtgtgtgtgtgataggcCCACAGCTAGCTGCAGTAAGAAGGACCAGCTACAAGCCTGTAGATTAATCCATTGTCTTGTTACATAGGTATAACTGAGTGTTGTTCAATGCACTGGAATTTTACCCAAAACCACTGCTTAACTTGAACAAAGTTAGAATGTTCATGAGGGGGAATTGAGATGCATATGCTTTATAATTTCTAAACACATGCTTTATATTTTAGGCCCACTTTGAGGTCTGACAACAGCCACAACTCTGGAGCCAAAGCACCACTTTGTGTGTGGCAAGAGGGTCGGTTTCCGGCAACTATGGCGGAGGTGAAAGGTCAGCCCGGTTCAACACCTCGCGGGCCGTACATCTCAGTCATCACCAACCGGACCACAAACCTGGTCATCCGCGGGGTCATGCTCTTCTCTGTCGGCGTCCTGCTGGCCCTGGTGCTCAACCTGCTGCAGGTACAGAGGAACGTCACCCTCTTCCCGCCCGACGTCATCGCCAGCATCTTCTCCTCAGCCTGGTGGGTGCCCCCCTGCTGCGGCACCGCTTCAGGTAGGCCTCTCGTTTGTGGCCCTCTCTGTGACTTTCACTTTGAGCCAAGATTGTAATAAGGACTTTGGTGAAATTCACTCCTTCAGTTCTACATTTCTGCTGGCTCAGATGAACCCAGTCTTAAAAACACTGGAAACAAGTTAATGACAAAGGTCCCTGCTcttggttgtgtttgtgtaaaagaAGGCATACAGGCCATTTCAAATGAGCAGCCGCCACTTACATAATTATTTGCCAgctgtttgcatgtttattaTCTGGGTCAGTTCCTGGTGCTGTActttaaacttgttttttttccatgagggACTCTTGAGTGGTTCTTGCTGTGCTCTGATGTTGACACATATAATTCAAATTCTAGTTTTAGGACATCTAATACGCTTTCAGtaactgtattttctttctttagcTTCATAGTTTCTGTATAAAtgtgtctcttttctctcaaTAAGCAATCAGGATCAAGAACATTTTTACCTAGTCCTGTTTATTTTTCGTTGTGATTATGTATAATTCTGCAGTTTGAGCTCACTCTGTTGCTGTACGTGTGTATTATGTCTATGATGAGTGTTGAGTGATGCTAATTTATGTTATGCTGTGTTGCCTTGACAGTGGTATGCACAACTGTAAATAACTTGAACACTTAACTCAATGACACTAGCAATTAGCACTACTCTGTGTGGCAGTTATGTGTGCTGTAATTATAGTGAAGTGGTTTCATCAGAGCAACATGAGAGGAACTCTCAAATGTGTATCTTAATGTCAGTATTGACAGACAAGCCTTACTGTTTTGCTGGGACACTTCTGAAGGGAAGGCTGCATGGAGGTCCTGGTTAATCCACCTCTTGTTTCACTCCCTTTATGTGTATGCAGCCATGATCGGCCTGTTGTACCCCTGCATCGACAGCCGCCTGGGCGAGCCCCACAAGTTCAAGCGCGAGTGGTCCAGCGTGATGCGATGCGTGGCCGTCTTTGTGGGCATCAACCACGCCAGCGCCGTATCCTTTTGTGTGACAAACACCCGCCTTCCGTGTCACACAGACTCTGCCGCATTGTTcgggacacacacagaggatcagttctgaacaacaaaaaagtgcGAATGTGTATGCAGTCAACCATACAAAGTCCATGGCTGTGTGTTCATGCCGAGCGCAACATGGGGCCTGTTTTGTGGTTTAGGACTCATTCTTCAGCTCTTGTTTTAATCCAGATTTTACTGCCTAACGTCAGTCACATCTAGGTTAATGGCCCTTACGATGCTGAGTTACAAGTGCTAGCATATGCCATACAAACATTTTTCCCTCAGTTTACTGCCTGTACTCCTCTAACCTGTTGCCGAAGGTCCTTAACTTGCGCGCTCAGAAGGTGGACTTTGCAAACAACGTCCAGCTCTCTCTGACCCTGGCCGCCCTGTCTATCGGGCTGTGGTGGACGTTTGATCGCTCACGGAGTGGGTTCGGACTGGGTGTAGGCATTGCCTTCCTGGCAACCCTAGCTACCCAGCTGCTTGTGTACCATGGGGTTTTTCAGTGAGTATATGCTACCAGTTTTGCCCTGTGTTAGGAGAATGAGGCATAAGAGTAAGGCATAACAATTTTCCAATTGTGTATGAAATCCTGAAAAATgaggtttctttctttttccatggtccagacacacacaaagtgaaGTTGATTTGCGTCTGGCTCATGGTCTGATTTCTTATTGCTCATAGTTGTGGATTGATTCAGAGAATACATACTCACAAAACCAGACACACATTAATGTGGAGGTGTTTTCCACTATCCATATCTGTATGCATACTGAGATATGTCACGTTTTATTGCAATGTCTTCTGTCTGcaatttcttttgtcttttaagGTATACTTCACCAGATTTCCTCTACATACGTTCCTGGTTGCCCTGTATCTTCTTTGCTGGTGTAATAACTATGGGAAATATAGGACGCCAGTTAGCTTTGGTAAGGCCTGGGACTGATCTGTATCTGCTAACACACACCAATTGCACTGGATAAACCACTTTCTGGTGCAAGTTTGTCTCAGTCAACTTTTGTTTGTATAGTATGTGTTCATATTGGGGTCACTCTACCTTTTTGAAGGCCTC
Protein-coding regions in this window:
- the LOC118788955 gene encoding insulin-induced gene 2 protein-like; this translates as MAEVKGQPGSTPRGPYISVITNRTTNLVIRGVMLFSVGVLLALVLNLLQVQRNVTLFPPDVIASIFSSAWWVPPCCGTASAMIGLLYPCIDSRLGEPHKFKREWSSVMRCVAVFVGINHASAKVDFANNVQLSLTLAALSIGLWWTFDRSRSGFGLGVGIAFLATLATQLLVYHGVFQYTSPDFLYIRSWLPCIFFAGVITMGNIGRQLALYECKVVQEKPHQE